The following proteins come from a genomic window of Miscanthus floridulus cultivar M001 chromosome 2, ASM1932011v1, whole genome shotgun sequence:
- the LOC136538592 gene encoding probable prefoldin subunit 4, which yields MQQGDGTEAQVTWEDQQNINRFGRLNNRLHELQDEIKLAKETNENLDDAGNELILSDEDVVHIQIGEVFAHMPRDDVETRLEQMKEDAAKKLERLEEEKESILAQMGELKKILYEKFKDAINLEED from the exons ATGCAGCAG GGCGACGGCACGGAGGCGCAGGTGACGTGGGAGGACCAGCAGAACATCAACCGCTTCGGCCGCCTCAACAACCGCCTCCACGAGCTCCAGGACGAGATCAAGCTCGCGAAG GAAACGAATGAGAACCTTGATGATGCTGGGAATGAACTCATCTTGTCGGATGAAGATGTTGTACACATCCAAATCGGGGAAGTGTTTGCTCACATGCCAAGGGATGACGTCGAGACTAGGCTGGAGCAGATGAAGGAGGATGCGGCTAAGAAGCTGGAGAGGTTAGAGGAGGAGAAGGAATCCATCCTCGCCCAGATGGGCGAGCTGAAGAAGATACTGTATGAGAAGTTCAAGGATGCCATCAACCTGGAGGAAGATTAG